In one Natronosalvus amylolyticus genomic region, the following are encoded:
- a CDS encoding DUF6653 family protein — protein MASGDSDEVEEWFWRRHSNPKSVWTRIPIAPAVAYAIYRRSWRLLLLSILWGVVNPISFSPPKDEEAWMTRGVLAQQWWVREEGHGILGVSKPNIFSTAAVLTSIYTLYAAWRQHPLKTALGTVLTVVLNFWWLRHLVDLYDRHVMWQ, from the coding sequence ATGGCTTCCGGTGATTCTGATGAGGTTGAGGAGTGGTTTTGGAGGCGCCATTCGAACCCAAAAAGCGTCTGGACGCGAATCCCGATTGCTCCTGCTGTTGCGTATGCTATTTACCGGCGTTCTTGGCGTCTCTTGTTACTCTCGATACTGTGGGGAGTAGTCAACCCGATCTCATTCTCTCCTCCCAAGGATGAAGAAGCATGGATGACGCGGGGCGTTCTCGCTCAACAGTGGTGGGTTCGAGAAGAAGGCCACGGTATCCTCGGGGTATCCAAGCCAAACATTTTCAGTACGGCAGCTGTGCTGACAAGCATCTACACGCTGTATGCTGCGTGGCGTCAGCACCCGCTGAAGACTGCTCTTGGAACCGTTCTGACCGTCGTGCTGAACTTCTGGTGGTTACGACATCTGGTTGATCTTTATGACAGACATGTTATGTGGCAATAA
- a CDS encoding glycosyltransferase — protein MKVLWLRPSTGENISVRRERIAEELRERGYEIDIHDASGLDAFEAIKQALVGDYDVIAGNVRVGLYLGFPLARLLRTPFLGDVSDPISDIDYLASPLFRFFEWYEWQVLERADATVFVYESTYQEALNRGIDDAVKLPNAVNYDQFSNPEPEAVERARGILEDEGIDLKKPLAIYIGIFSPRYCTEEMLATAAHAPEWEFVFVGEGGLEEHVRGVAREVENVHYPGSFPYHLMPGFLAHAEVGFCFKDAEQPLKLKEYGAAGLPIVVRPGELSKWHDENELIFVEPEPEAIAERLEELRNGEVEYRSYSEAGREIANEWSWAEIADGYDKLFRQLHANDRR, from the coding sequence ATGAAAGTACTCTGGCTTCGCCCCTCGACGGGCGAGAACATCAGCGTCCGGCGAGAGCGCATCGCCGAGGAACTTCGCGAGAGAGGGTACGAGATAGATATTCATGACGCATCAGGGCTTGACGCCTTTGAAGCAATCAAACAGGCACTTGTCGGAGATTACGACGTCATCGCGGGAAACGTCCGTGTCGGACTCTATCTCGGTTTCCCACTCGCGCGGCTGTTGCGAACGCCGTTCCTGGGGGACGTCAGCGACCCAATCTCAGACATTGACTACCTCGCTTCCCCCCTGTTTCGCTTTTTCGAATGGTACGAGTGGCAGGTCCTCGAACGTGCTGACGCGACCGTGTTCGTGTACGAGTCAACGTATCAAGAGGCTCTGAACCGCGGCATCGACGACGCCGTGAAGCTTCCCAACGCGGTCAACTACGACCAGTTCTCGAATCCGGAGCCGGAAGCCGTGGAGAGGGCGCGGGGTATCCTCGAAGACGAGGGCATCGACCTGAAGAAGCCACTCGCCATCTATATCGGCATCTTCTCACCGCGGTACTGTACCGAGGAGATGCTCGCGACCGCTGCTCACGCGCCCGAATGGGAGTTCGTCTTCGTCGGCGAAGGGGGGCTCGAAGAGCACGTTCGGGGGGTCGCACGTGAGGTTGAGAATGTTCACTACCCGGGTTCGTTTCCCTACCACCTGATGCCGGGCTTTTTGGCGCATGCTGAGGTCGGGTTCTGTTTCAAGGACGCCGAACAGCCACTGAAGCTCAAGGAGTACGGTGCCGCGGGCTTACCGATCGTCGTCCGGCCCGGCGAGCTGTCAAAATGGCACGACGAAAACGAACTGATTTTCGTCGAGCCCGAACCCGAAGCGATTGCTGAGCGGCTGGAGGAGTTACGGAATGGTGAGGTGGAGTACAGGAGTTATAGTGAGGCCGGCCGCGAGATCGCGAACGAGTGGAGCTGGGCGGAGATTGCAGATGGGTACGACAAATTATTCAGGCAGTTGCACGCCAACGACCGACGATAA
- a CDS encoding NAD-dependent epimerase/dehydratase family protein, translating to MDTAQVTGAAGFAGSHLVEKPIQGGLIVRCLDDFSTGGRENLESVPENAKQVGLQISERSGTAVIILRYFNVFGSRQDSSGQYAAVIPKFIELMASGERPVVFGDGEQSRDFVYVSDVVETNMLTAESEFAGVLNVVWGKQKTINKFIELVNNILAIDLEPVYDDPRPGEIRHSVGDISKSVDRIGYEPDVELKEELKRTVDYFQ from the coding sequence ATGGATACCGCACAGGTCACCGGTGCAGCCGGATTTGCTGGGTCGCATCTCGTTGAGAAACCTATCCAAGGAGGGTTGATTGTCCGCTGCCTGGATGACTTCTCGACAGGTGGACGAGAGAATCTCGAATCTGTACCCGAAAACGCCAAACAGGTTGGCTTACAAATTAGTGAGCGGAGTGGCACGGCAGTTATCATACTTCGGTATTTCAACGTCTTCGGTTCCCGACAAGATTCAAGTGGACAGTATGCCGCTGTGATTCCCAAGTTCATCGAATTGATGGCTAGTGGCGAGCGGCCCGTGGTTTTCGGTGACGGCGAACAGTCTCGTGATTTTGTCTACGTTTCTGACGTAGTGGAGACGAATATGCTGACAGCAGAATCAGAGTTTGCCGGAGTGTTGAACGTTGTGTGGGGTAAACAAAAGACTATAAACAAATTCATCGAACTGGTGAACAACATTCTCGCTATCGACCTCGAACCAGTGTACGACGACCCGAGACCAGGAGAAATACGTCACTCGGTGGGGGACATTTCGAAATCGGTCGATCGTATCGGATACGAACCGGACGTTGAGTTGAAAGAGGAGTTGAAACGAACAGTCGACTATTTCCAATGA
- a CDS encoding class I SAM-dependent methyltransferase: protein MGAPALDDLPLAFRRHLSERDLNKNSTLQSFDSIRTQLRILDNHRDSIDSILDVGCNRGGFVTALGDHLDADTVYGIDIDKNMREQASERGVSTFGIDVETEPIPLSDDSIDLVLSFGLVEHLRYYDNLFEQVNRVLRDGWFWIATPNLASWVNRFALLSGHQPRNVEVSREYTPGVLPIYKRPQPINHVHAPTYAALIELLEHYKFEPRTSVPLYPYQRSMTAKLLDTLFSVRLSWSRRVSVLASQR, encoded by the coding sequence ATGGGTGCTCCCGCTCTGGATGACCTACCGCTTGCATTCCGTCGCCATCTCTCCGAAAGAGACCTCAATAAAAATTCGACCCTCCAGTCGTTCGATAGCATCCGGACACAACTAAGGATTCTCGATAATCACCGCGATTCTATCGATTCGATTCTCGACGTAGGCTGTAACCGTGGAGGATTCGTCACTGCACTGGGAGATCATCTCGATGCAGATACAGTCTATGGAATCGATATCGACAAGAACATGAGGGAACAGGCATCAGAGCGAGGTGTCTCGACTTTCGGGATTGATGTCGAAACTGAACCGATTCCACTCAGTGATGATTCTATCGACCTTGTACTCTCGTTCGGACTCGTCGAGCACCTTCGATACTATGACAATCTCTTCGAACAAGTGAATCGGGTCCTTCGAGACGGCTGGTTCTGGATTGCGACGCCAAACCTGGCGAGTTGGGTCAACCGGTTCGCTCTACTTAGCGGCCACCAGCCACGCAACGTCGAAGTCTCACGAGAATACACTCCCGGCGTGCTCCCAATCTACAAGAGACCCCAACCAATCAACCATGTCCACGCCCCTACCTACGCTGCCTTGATAGAGTTGCTCGAACACTACAAGTTTGAACCACGGACGAGTGTTCCACTGTATCCCTATCAACGGTCGATGACAGCCAAACTGCTCGATACACTGTTCAGCGTTCGTCTATCCTGGAGCCGTCGAGTGAGTGTTCTCGCCTCTCAACGCTAG
- the aglG gene encoding glucosyl-dolichyl phosphate glucuronosyltransferase — protein MKVSVVLCTYSLDTFDACREAIESVLAQTYEALELVVVVDGNEELYDRLIKRYDSMTVHLNEENLGLSRSRNRGVSLATGDVIAFLDDDAVADERWVEELVSVYEAEDAIAVGGKMCGEWLAGKPSFLPEEFYWLVGVTHRGFAEPGEEVRNTFGSNISFRREVFEEIGTFDPELGRRGSLNVQAEETVFCVRMQEKFGRGVVYNPDAVVAHKVFDYRREPTWLLERAFWQGYSKHVLGTLVPEASGENESAYLRDLLLVFVPERIRRLVESPSKDETLQLGAIFVFTAVVGFGYVYSVVRSLIADVRRN, from the coding sequence ATGAAGGTCTCTGTCGTCTTGTGTACGTATTCGCTGGATACCTTCGACGCCTGTCGTGAGGCAATCGAGAGCGTGCTCGCACAGACTTACGAAGCCCTCGAACTCGTGGTGGTTGTCGACGGCAACGAGGAGTTGTACGACCGTCTCATAAAGCGGTACGACTCGATGACGGTGCACCTGAACGAGGAGAATCTGGGCCTCTCGAGGAGCCGAAATCGTGGCGTTTCACTCGCGACTGGTGACGTCATCGCCTTTCTGGACGACGACGCGGTTGCCGACGAACGATGGGTCGAAGAGCTGGTTTCGGTCTACGAAGCTGAGGATGCGATTGCCGTCGGCGGGAAGATGTGCGGCGAGTGGTTGGCCGGAAAACCGTCATTTCTCCCCGAAGAGTTCTACTGGCTCGTGGGCGTGACACATCGCGGCTTTGCCGAGCCAGGTGAGGAAGTTCGGAATACGTTCGGGTCGAACATCTCGTTTCGTCGGGAGGTGTTCGAAGAGATTGGGACGTTTGACCCGGAACTTGGGCGTCGTGGGTCGTTGAATGTCCAGGCCGAAGAGACGGTGTTCTGTGTCAGGATGCAGGAAAAGTTCGGTCGTGGCGTGGTGTATAATCCCGACGCGGTGGTCGCACACAAGGTGTTCGACTATCGAAGGGAGCCGACCTGGTTGCTGGAGCGAGCATTCTGGCAGGGTTATTCGAAACATGTTCTCGGAACGCTCGTGCCCGAGGCGTCCGGTGAGAACGAGTCGGCATATCTGCGCGATTTACTGCTGGTATTCGTTCCCGAGCGGATTCGTAGGCTAGTCGAGTCTCCGTCGAAGGACGAGACGTTGCAACTGGGAGCAATCTTCGTGTTTACTGCCGTTGTTGGGTTCGGGTACGTCTACAGTGTGGTCCGGTCGTTGATTGCAGATGTTCGCAGGAACTAG
- a CDS encoding oligosaccharyl transferase, archaeosortase A system-associated, with amino-acid sequence MSTETERIGEDTTESTLEAVQRWYHVPIIAVAMAFMFWVRMQEYSEVAMRDGQARLSAVDSWYHWRSVQWTAENYPYTMPYEIWTSFPTGQYVGQFGTLFDQILVTVAFIVGLGDPSTHQLYTVAIVMVPVLAALVAIPVYFIGRRLGGQIGGLVSVILLALAPGQFLSRTTVGQLQHHVAEVLFMAIAILAMMAALRVAEREQPIWELVLDGDWDGLREPALYSALTGVALSLYLWSWPPGVVLLGILGVFFVVQLSLDFVRGRSPDHVAFVGIVSMVIPGAFMLLMLEVWTFSSVTSFGLLQPTVAFLVGAGCVFMAWLARQWEGHGLERQYYPVAIAGSIIGSLIVMSLVLPDLYSTLIGNLTGRLIPINVSETALTVSEAQPPDNFGQHVFNEFGAAFFTMLGGLAFLLLRPLFGREFRAEHTLIIVWALFLTSMAATQIRFAYYLVLAVAVLNAVFVADIARLLNLDFQRSAQSIRDVETYQVIAIFLVVMMLFMPLLPPIAAQGSTAWERGAQAGPSGDAMVWQESTDWMLESTPEPGNWAGAGHQDDLEYYGTYEYPEGGDYDYPEGAYGVMSWWDYGHLITTNAERMPHSNPFQSNARSSSWYLQAGDEAHGEAILDGISAGVSVTDRSADEIRSDIDEPGHEDVQYVMIDDQMAGGKFSAIATWSGPGMSAYETAEPVSVMGTEIEATTTNEAYEDTMLASLYLEDAEGMEHYRLVHESSTYSIVGSQILVLPDGQAVDISTGSERFAAGGYTDAVAEAEQQFEMAEATDQALLLNSQYPFQGFMTQQYVHNAQVVSAVKTFERVEGATITGSAPGVADGETVYAQVELETEPGRTFTYTQQATVENEAFELTVPYATDNELGPEDGYSDSAVEALDDEYTIFVGSPEDGEIEREYITTTDVSELAVVEGETLEVTLEEGDGEVVPDPDAEPDFDGEAVEGEEVDDEDVDDEEIEDE; translated from the coding sequence ATGAGTACGGAAACCGAACGCATCGGTGAGGATACCACCGAATCCACACTTGAGGCGGTCCAACGGTGGTATCACGTCCCTATTATCGCGGTTGCGATGGCGTTTATGTTCTGGGTCCGGATGCAGGAGTATAGCGAAGTGGCGATGCGCGATGGCCAGGCGAGGCTCTCCGCGGTCGACTCCTGGTATCACTGGCGAAGCGTCCAGTGGACGGCCGAGAATTATCCGTATACGATGCCGTACGAGATCTGGACGAGTTTTCCTACGGGACAGTACGTCGGTCAGTTCGGGACGCTGTTCGATCAGATCCTCGTGACGGTGGCATTTATCGTCGGCCTCGGCGATCCATCGACCCACCAACTATACACCGTCGCTATCGTGATGGTACCAGTACTCGCCGCTCTCGTCGCGATTCCGGTCTATTTCATCGGCCGTCGTCTCGGCGGACAGATCGGCGGTCTCGTCTCAGTTATTCTCCTGGCACTCGCTCCAGGTCAGTTCCTCTCGCGGACGACCGTAGGGCAACTTCAACATCACGTTGCTGAGGTCCTTTTCATGGCCATCGCGATACTTGCGATGATGGCGGCCCTCCGCGTTGCCGAACGTGAGCAACCGATCTGGGAACTCGTTCTGGATGGGGACTGGGACGGGCTGCGCGAACCAGCTCTCTACAGCGCCCTCACGGGCGTCGCCCTCTCGTTGTATCTCTGGTCGTGGCCACCGGGTGTCGTGCTGCTGGGTATTCTCGGCGTTTTCTTTGTCGTCCAACTCTCACTCGATTTCGTCCGTGGACGTTCCCCCGACCACGTCGCATTCGTGGGCATCGTGTCCATGGTTATCCCGGGCGCATTCATGCTCCTGATGCTCGAGGTTTGGACCTTTAGCAGTGTCACGAGCTTCGGTTTACTCCAGCCGACTGTTGCGTTCCTCGTCGGTGCCGGCTGTGTATTCATGGCCTGGCTCGCTCGACAGTGGGAGGGGCACGGACTCGAGCGACAGTATTATCCAGTCGCAATAGCCGGTTCAATTATCGGGTCGTTGATCGTGATGTCGTTGGTACTCCCCGATCTGTACAGCACCCTTATCGGGAACTTGACCGGGCGATTGATCCCGATCAATGTAAGTGAGACAGCACTGACAGTGTCTGAAGCACAACCACCCGACAACTTCGGCCAACACGTTTTCAACGAGTTCGGTGCAGCCTTCTTTACCATGCTCGGCGGTCTCGCGTTCCTCCTCCTTCGACCGCTGTTCGGTCGTGAGTTCCGCGCCGAACACACCCTTATCATCGTCTGGGCACTGTTTCTCACGAGCATGGCGGCCACGCAGATTCGATTCGCGTACTATCTCGTGCTCGCGGTCGCCGTCCTCAACGCCGTGTTCGTCGCCGACATCGCTCGACTGCTCAATCTCGATTTCCAGCGCAGTGCACAGTCCATCCGCGACGTCGAGACCTACCAGGTGATCGCTATCTTCCTCGTCGTCATGATGCTCTTCATGCCGTTGTTGCCACCCATCGCTGCCCAGGGGTCGACCGCCTGGGAACGCGGTGCGCAGGCCGGCCCGAGCGGCGACGCGATGGTCTGGCAGGAGTCCACCGACTGGATGCTCGAGAGCACGCCCGAACCCGGTAACTGGGCAGGTGCGGGCCATCAGGACGACCTCGAGTACTACGGCACCTACGAGTACCCCGAGGGTGGCGACTATGACTACCCAGAGGGAGCCTACGGCGTGATGTCGTGGTGGGATTATGGCCACCTGATAACGACGAACGCCGAACGGATGCCGCATTCGAACCCGTTCCAGTCCAATGCTCGGTCCTCCTCGTGGTATCTCCAGGCGGGCGATGAAGCACACGGTGAGGCTATCCTCGATGGCATTTCCGCCGGCGTGTCCGTCACCGACCGTTCGGCAGACGAGATTCGGAGCGATATCGACGAACCGGGCCACGAAGACGTCCAGTACGTGATGATCGACGACCAGATGGCTGGTGGGAAGTTCAGTGCGATTGCGACGTGGTCCGGTCCCGGGATGAGCGCCTACGAAACCGCTGAACCAGTCTCGGTGATGGGAACCGAGATCGAGGCGACCACGACGAACGAAGCCTACGAGGACACGATGCTCGCCTCGCTGTATCTCGAGGACGCCGAGGGGATGGAACACTACCGGCTGGTACACGAGTCGAGTACGTACTCCATCGTTGGCAGTCAGATTCTGGTGTTGCCAGACGGCCAGGCTGTCGATATTTCGACCGGTTCGGAGCGATTCGCCGCGGGCGGCTACACCGATGCAGTCGCGGAAGCCGAACAGCAATTCGAGATGGCAGAAGCGACGGACCAGGCACTGTTGCTCAACAGTCAGTATCCGTTCCAGGGCTTCATGACCCAGCAGTACGTCCACAACGCACAGGTAGTGTCCGCAGTCAAAACCTTCGAGCGAGTCGAGGGGGCGACTATCACCGGAAGCGCACCGGGCGTTGCTGACGGCGAAACGGTCTACGCACAGGTGGAACTCGAGACCGAGCCCGGTCGGACGTTCACCTACACCCAGCAGGCGACCGTCGAAAACGAGGCATTCGAGCTGACGGTTCCGTACGCAACTGACAACGAACTCGGGCCGGAAGATGGCTACAGTGACAGTGCTGTCGAAGCACTGGATGACGAGTATACGATCTTCGTGGGTAGCCCGGAAGACGGTGAGATCGAACGCGAGTACATCACGACGACCGACGTGTCAGAACTCGCCGTCGTGGAAGGCGAGACACTCGAGGTCACGCTCGAGGAAGGAGACGGTGAGGTCGTTCCGGATCCGGATGCAGAGCCGGATTTCGACGGTGAAGCGGTAGAAGGCGAAGAGGTTGATGATGAAGATGTCGATGACGAAGAAATAGAAGACGAGTAA
- a CDS encoding Cdc6/Cdc18 family protein, producing MDLEERITRRLGVRGGSGIFTDREALNPTGHRPEPIGRGSVLERLLDKLEPAFADSLPEPFAVSGPAGSGTSAVITALFSALTRQLGTTARTIGTTTRTGAPDPTTWFVYVDGRRVTSAFGFYRAVLSTVSAEPVPASGVGTDALRERLTQQLSRPDRRAVIAIDHHDEPETLTFDRVGTLLEPIANGTTTVPVGQQPPTDWHGAVVEVPHYRRHELVDILTARSSVGLAAGAIEHHELRRIAEWADGSAHDALTALFSAALLASEADRDSISSADIRQAQAAVPTDGVHLDRVLALPETRQRVLLALLELECADNLLPIRELAAEIASDSSLTTGTVKRFLYELADKQILARVPLERPGSGRRPSTLEPRFPQLAFRALSPEAMERR from the coding sequence ATGGATCTCGAGGAACGAATCACTCGCCGACTCGGTGTTCGTGGCGGGAGTGGTATCTTCACCGACCGAGAGGCACTCAACCCGACGGGCCATCGACCCGAACCGATCGGTCGTGGCTCGGTGCTCGAACGGTTGCTCGACAAACTCGAGCCAGCGTTTGCCGATAGCCTTCCGGAGCCGTTTGCCGTCTCTGGTCCGGCCGGCTCGGGCACGTCTGCCGTCATCACCGCGCTATTTAGCGCACTGACGAGGCAGCTGGGGACGACGGCCCGAACTATCGGCACGACGACGCGGACGGGTGCCCCCGACCCCACGACCTGGTTCGTCTACGTCGATGGTCGGCGAGTGACGAGCGCGTTCGGATTCTACCGAGCCGTCCTTTCGACGGTGTCTGCCGAGCCTGTCCCGGCCAGCGGCGTCGGAACGGATGCGTTACGAGAGCGGCTCACACAGCAACTTTCCCGCCCGGACCGTCGGGCCGTCATCGCCATCGATCATCACGACGAACCCGAGACGCTCACCTTCGATCGCGTGGGGACCTTGCTCGAACCGATAGCAAACGGGACGACGACGGTTCCCGTTGGACAGCAGCCACCCACAGACTGGCACGGAGCCGTCGTCGAGGTTCCGCACTATCGTCGCCACGAACTCGTCGACATTCTAACCGCCCGTTCGTCTGTCGGGTTGGCTGCCGGTGCGATCGAACATCACGAATTACGTCGTATTGCCGAGTGGGCAGATGGGAGCGCCCACGATGCGTTGACTGCGCTGTTCAGCGCCGCCCTGTTGGCGTCCGAAGCCGACCGCGACTCCATTTCATCCGCAGATATTCGTCAGGCCCAGGCTGCCGTCCCAACAGATGGCGTCCATCTCGACCGGGTCCTGGCGCTTCCCGAGACCAGACAGCGCGTTCTCCTTGCACTGCTCGAACTCGAGTGTGCGGACAACCTGCTTCCAATCCGTGAACTCGCCGCCGAAATTGCAAGCGACTCGTCGCTTACGACTGGGACTGTCAAACGATTTCTCTACGAACTGGCCGACAAGCAAATCCTTGCCAGAGTCCCGCTCGAGCGCCCCGGAAGCGGTCGCCGCCCCAGCACGCTCGAGCCCCGTTTTCCACAGCTAGCGTTTCGGGCGTTGAGTCCGGAAGCGATGGAGCGTCGGTAA
- a CDS encoding anaerobic glycerol-3-phosphate dehydrogenase subunit C yields MSDAAHTPDDGVSTDDEFEPIQVFPESTEMDLRPGADDCYKCSTCDTNCPVAEVDDDFPGPKFQGPEQWRLKRTEDHDIDDSILKCSNCMRCDNACPSAVPLSQMHNTARGAYVDEQMNKLSREYWRNRLLSNYRIMAHLGSKVPRLTNFVMGLSVTRVFNEKVLGITSEREFPDFATETFREWWHKRGGAAASRDRAQAARTSRGIDGDEPKRIAYFHGCYSNYNTPEVGKALVRVYEHFGYEVLVPKQRCSGTPMYANGMLQDAKRAADTNVPELAAAIDEGADIIASCTSCSMSLRQEYPELFDIEDVERVSNNTWEGLEFLRVHEDLESELEGTTADVPGLAYHAPCHARNQGLDGQAVEVLSVINGVEVEDVGDSCSGISGTYGWKEENYDTSMKIGEDMFHHMEGASGETGMTECPTCSMQMEHGTGYEIRHPLEILEVALLEGPEAA; encoded by the coding sequence ATGAGCGACGCAGCACACACACCAGACGACGGCGTATCGACCGACGACGAATTCGAGCCGATTCAGGTGTTCCCGGAGTCGACCGAAATGGACCTCCGTCCTGGCGCTGATGACTGTTACAAGTGCTCGACGTGTGACACTAACTGTCCGGTCGCCGAAGTCGACGACGATTTCCCTGGTCCGAAGTTCCAGGGACCGGAGCAGTGGCGACTCAAGCGAACCGAGGACCACGACATCGACGACTCAATTTTGAAGTGTTCGAACTGCATGCGGTGTGACAATGCCTGCCCCTCGGCAGTCCCGCTCTCACAGATGCACAACACGGCTCGCGGGGCGTACGTCGACGAGCAGATGAACAAACTGTCGCGTGAGTACTGGCGAAACCGACTCCTGTCGAACTATCGAATTATGGCACACCTCGGGAGCAAGGTTCCGCGGCTTACGAACTTCGTGATGGGACTGAGTGTGACTCGAGTCTTCAACGAGAAAGTCCTCGGTATCACGAGCGAACGCGAGTTCCCCGACTTCGCGACCGAAACCTTCCGTGAATGGTGGCACAAACGAGGGGGTGCTGCCGCCTCGAGAGACCGTGCGCAAGCGGCTCGGACCTCCCGCGGTATCGACGGCGACGAGCCAAAACGAATCGCGTACTTCCACGGCTGTTACTCGAATTACAACACCCCGGAGGTGGGGAAAGCCCTCGTCCGTGTCTACGAACACTTCGGGTACGAAGTGCTGGTTCCCAAACAGCGCTGTTCGGGGACGCCGATGTACGCAAACGGGATGTTGCAGGATGCAAAGCGGGCTGCAGACACCAACGTTCCCGAACTCGCTGCCGCCATCGACGAAGGAGCAGACATTATCGCCTCCTGTACCTCGTGTTCGATGTCGCTGCGCCAGGAGTACCCCGAACTGTTCGACATCGAAGACGTCGAACGCGTTTCGAACAACACCTGGGAGGGCCTCGAGTTCCTGCGCGTCCACGAGGACCTCGAGTCCGAACTCGAGGGGACGACAGCCGATGTTCCCGGACTAGCCTATCACGCGCCCTGTCACGCGAGAAATCAGGGCCTCGATGGGCAGGCTGTCGAGGTACTCTCGGTCATCAACGGCGTCGAAGTCGAAGACGTGGGCGATTCCTGCTCGGGCATCTCCGGCACCTACGGGTGGAAAGAAGAGAATTACGACACCTCTATGAAAATCGGCGAGGATATGTTCCATCATATGGAGGGAGCCTCGGGCGAGACGGGCATGACGGAGTGCCCAACCTGTTCGATGCAGATGGAACACGGAACCGGATACGAAATCCGACATCCACTCGAGATTCTGGAGGTGGCATTACTCGAGGGGCCGGAGGCGGCCTGA
- the glpB gene encoding glycerol-3-phosphate dehydrogenase subunit GlpB: MAITDDVLVIGGGLAGVTAALSAAEYDRQVRLISYKQSTLRHASGLIDVLGYTPEGEGPLEDPFAVLEDLPEGHPYERVGTDAVREALLFFDAVADDAYAGNHTDANALVPTSSGAVKPTARYPVGVAPGLASVPRDTLLVGFERLPEFNAPLAAAHLGATGVPFDVRGVTLDFPGIRRDDAKVIRYAHILDYDERVDIGHGETAARPALATTVSAHLEGESRIGFPPVLGDDNHDVVRRDLEERLGVDVFEVPSGPPSLPGLRLEDLLYEALEEAGVRVTTGVEVVDYESSNGHIDHVIVDRTGQRVPYQAEEYVLATGGLVGKGIDSERERVFEPLFDCYVEHAGDRYEWFDGDAFGHHPFARYGLTVDAELRPQKANGAIEFENLRAAGSVLGGYDFAAEKSGSGVSIATGFVAGARAGEVVK, from the coding sequence ATGGCGATCACCGACGACGTGCTGGTTATCGGCGGTGGACTCGCCGGCGTCACGGCTGCTCTGTCCGCCGCGGAGTACGACAGGCAGGTACGCCTCATTTCGTACAAACAGAGTACACTCAGACACGCGAGCGGATTGATCGACGTGCTCGGCTACACTCCGGAGGGCGAAGGACCGCTGGAAGATCCGTTCGCTGTACTCGAGGACCTACCGGAAGGACACCCGTACGAACGGGTCGGAACGGACGCGGTGCGAGAAGCACTGTTGTTTTTCGACGCGGTGGCAGACGATGCGTACGCGGGTAACCACACGGACGCGAACGCTCTGGTTCCGACCAGCAGTGGCGCGGTCAAGCCGACTGCCAGGTATCCCGTCGGCGTCGCCCCCGGGCTGGCAAGCGTTCCTCGAGACACGCTCCTGGTCGGATTCGAACGACTCCCGGAGTTCAACGCACCGCTCGCGGCGGCCCACCTCGGAGCAACTGGCGTTCCGTTCGACGTTCGCGGCGTCACGCTGGATTTTCCCGGAATCCGACGAGACGACGCCAAGGTCATCCGCTATGCCCACATCCTCGATTACGACGAACGAGTCGACATCGGACACGGCGAAACCGCAGCCAGGCCCGCACTGGCCACGACAGTGTCTGCCCACCTCGAGGGAGAATCTCGCATCGGGTTCCCACCGGTGCTTGGCGACGACAATCACGACGTCGTTCGCCGTGACCTCGAAGAACGACTCGGCGTCGACGTGTTCGAGGTCCCCTCTGGCCCACCGAGTTTGCCCGGGCTCAGACTCGAGGACCTGTTGTACGAGGCGCTCGAGGAAGCCGGCGTCCGAGTGACGACAGGTGTCGAGGTGGTCGACTACGAATCCTCGAACGGCCACATCGATCACGTCATCGTCGACCGAACGGGTCAGCGAGTTCCCTACCAGGCCGAGGAATACGTCCTCGCGACGGGCGGTCTCGTCGGAAAGGGTATCGACTCCGAACGTGAGCGCGTGTTCGAGCCACTTTTCGACTGTTACGTCGAGCACGCCGGCGACCGATACGAGTGGTTCGACGGCGACGCTTTCGGACACCATCCGTTCGCTCGTTACGGCCTTACCGTCGACGCCGAGTTACGGCCTCAAAAAGCGAATGGGGCGATCGAGTTCGAAAACCTCCGGGCCGCCGGCTCGGTGCTTGGGGGCTACGACTTCGCCGCGGAGAAGTCCGGAAGCGGTGTCTCTATCGCGACCGGTTTCGTCGCCGGCGCTCGTGCCGGCGAGGTGGTCAAATGA